The genomic DNA AGCGAAACAGATCGGTGGAACCGTCGCGGTCGTCACGATTGAGCCGACGTCGACACTGGCGAAGTTAGCAGACTTGACTGTGAAACTGCCGGGAGTGCCGAAAGAACGGACAGCCACAGCGGACGAAACAGTTCAACCGATGGGATCGTTGTTTGAACAAACGATGTTGCTGTTCTATGATGCCTTGATTCTCCACATCATGGCGGCGAAACAACTTGATTCAAAAACGATGTACGGCAAACATGCCAACTTAGAATAGAAGATATCATAAGACCGGTAGACGTGTGCGACACGTTTGCGGGTCTTTTTTTGTTTGGCATGAAAAAATCGCCCGTTTCACGCAACTCCTGACAGAGTTGATGAAAACGAGCGATTCTTTTTTTACATATCTAATTTCTCACCATTTCATGTCAAAATCAGCACCGACGTCTTTCGCGAGGTGCGCATCCGATCCGTAAACAAGTGGAATGCCTAAAGACTGCGTGAGTTGCAGGAGTTCCGGGTAAGGATAGGAAAGACCGCATAACGGTTTCCGCAGGCCTGCCGTATTGAGATCAAGCGTAAAGTCGGCCTGACGGATTTTACGGACCGTCTCGTCAAGGTTCGCCGGCGTCTGCTCGAGCGGATAGGCTTGGATGAATTTTGTCGGCAACGTCAGGTGACCGAGACGTTTTGGTTGGTGTGTCCCGAGGTTCGTCATGACGAGCGCTTGGATGCCTTCGTAATACCGTTCGTGAGCGGCCGTGACACTGCCTGTCGCCGTGACGATCTCACCAAAACTTTCCTTGCTGAAGTCGACCATGTAATAACGGTCCTCGATCCAGAGGTAGTGCAGCGACAGGATGCCGTCCGTCAGCTCGGGACCATAACGGGCGATGATGTCACGCGTACCGTCGACGTCATGCTCCCAGTAATCAAACTCCATCCCGATCCGGATGTCGATATCGTTTTTGTATGTGTCGCGTAACATCTTTAGTTCTTCAATGTAGCGTTCGGCTGTCGCAAACGACATTCCGGAATCGTTGTCGGGTGCCGGATCGACGAGTCCTTCCGGAAGCGGGGCGTGCTCGGTGAAGCTGATCCGTTCGAGACCTTGTAACAGGGCGCGTTCGATATACGCTTCAAGTGGATCCTTTGTTCCGTGCGGACAATACGGGCTGTGGACGTGACCGTCCCATTTGATCAATTGCATGACAAAACCTCCAATATGTTTTTTTCGGTACGAAAACAGGCAAAAGGATTGACAATCGAACCACAAAAAAGGTATCTTATCGTTAAATAATTTAGCGTGGTACAGTGATAACAAGATAAAGGAGTGGCGACATGCAATCATTTTCTACGATTCGACTCAAAGACGGGGCGACGGACTACGTCGGGCAATCAGCTGAACGCCTGCAACGTGTCATCCGCCAACTCGAGGATGGGCTCGAACAATCTAACTATACCCGATTAATCACCCCTTTAATTGAAGAAGTCGGTGGCCGGGAACAAATTCGGATGGATTTTACGACAAGTGTCGCGCGGGCGCTCAGTGAGCGGGGCCGCGAACAATATAAGCGCGTCTTTTACAGTGGTTCGGTCTTCCAGCCGGAAGAAAAGTTCCAAGTCGGGTTTGAAGAGCGGGGCGTCATTGCCGAGGTTGAAGCGATCCAACTCGGTGTCCGGTTGATCGAAGAATTGACCGGTAAAGAAGTGACGTTGTCGATCGGCGACGCCGGATTGATTGAACACTTGATTGAAACCCGGGTCGGTGATCACCACCTGCGGGATCAAGTGACACAGATGTTGCGGTTACGGAACGTCATCGAACTGAAACGGATTGCCCGTGAACTCGATGATGCCTTGCTCGCCAAACTCCCGCTTTTGTTTGGTCGGGAAGGCGCGGAACAGATCTTGCCGTATGTCGACGAAACCCGCTTAAATGCTGTCATCGATTTAGCAGACGCCGTCAATGCCGATCTCGACTTCGGACAGATGGGGCTGCAGACATACTATGATGGTGTGACGATTCACGGTTTCATCGAAGGTGTGACCGAACCGGTATTGGTCGGAGGACGATACGACCGGCTGTACGAACAATTTGGTCAGGAACAACAAGCGTTCGGAATCGGGTTTTCCGTCGAACGACTCGCGGAGGTGCTCTAAATGCGGATTGGGATTACGAAAGGCCGGCTGTCGAAAACGACGGAACGGTATTTAAAAGAAGCAGGGGTCGAAACGTGGGGGGCGATCGAACGTGAATTGATCGTCAAGCGCGGCGAACACGAATTCGTCTTCATGAAAGGATCGGATTTGATTCCGTACGTCGCCCAAGGCGTCCTCGACGTCGCCATCACCGGCAGCGACATCCTGCTCGAATCGGATCAGGAATTGTCGGAACTGGCAGAATTACCATTCGGGATTTGCCGGATGTCGGTCTGTGCGAAAGAACCGTTGCAGTTCGAAGGCGGACGTCGGGTCCGGATTGCGACCAAATATCCGGTCATCGCGAAACGTTACTTCAGTGAACTTGGTGTCGATGTCGATATCGTGCCGTTGAACGGTTCGGTTGAACTGGCACCATTGCTCGGACTGGCCGATGCAATCGTCGATATCGTCGAAACGGGTGAGACACTCCGGGCGAACGGTCTCAACGAATATGAAAAAATTATCGATATCAACGCCCGATTCTTTACAAGCGAGTGGACGTTGAAACGCAAACGCGTCGAAGTGATTCAATTACTCGAACAGCTGACAGAAGGAGTGACTCGGTAATGGCAACGACAAAAAACTTCAGTGTCGACCGTGAGACGGAGCAAGCTGTCCGGTCGATTCTGGAACAAGTGGCAAACGACGGCGATGCGGCCGTCCGTCGCTATACAAGTGAATTTGACCGCGTTGATTTAACAGACTTCCGTTTGGATGAAACGAAGATTCAAGAAGCGTTTGATCAAGCCGATCCGAATCTGGTCGACTCGTTAAAACTGATGGCGACCCGACTCGTCGAGTGGCACGAACAAGAATTGCCGTCCGACATCGAGCTCGTCGAAGCGGACGTCACCCGTCGCCAACGGTTTGTTCCGGTTGACTCGGTTGGGATTTATGTCCCGGGCGGAGCCGCAAGTTATCCGTCGACCGTCCTGATGAACGCGATTCCGGCTAAAGTCGCCGGCGTCGAGCGGGTCGTCATGGTAACACCGGTCACCGGACTCAGCACAGAAGTGTTGGTCGCTGCGAAAATCGCCGGTGTGACAGAAATCTATACAATCGGTGGCGCCCAAGCCGTCGCTGCCTTGACGTTCGGTACGGAATCGATTCAAGCAGTTGATTTGATCGTCGGACCGGGCAACCGGTTTGTTGCCGAAGCAAAACGTCAAGTCTACGGCATCGTCGGCATCGACTCGGTTGCCGGACCGTCAGAAGTCGTCGTCATCGCTGATGAGACGGCACATCCGGACCGGATTGCCGCTGATTTACTCGCACAAGCGGAACACGACCGAGATGCGGTCGCGATCGCCTTCGTCCCGACGGAAGCGATGAAAGCGGACGTCGATGCGAACATCGAACGCCGCTTGCAACAACTGCCACGCCAGGAGATTGCACGCCGGGCGATGGAAAACGGTGGTGTCTTCGTTGCCTCACTTGATGATGCGATTGAAGAAGCAAACCGTCTGGCCGCCGAACACTTGGAGCTCGCCGTCGCGAACCCGCAAGAGGTCGTCAAGTTGATCCGTCACGCGGGGATGATTTTCCTCGGACACGAAACACCGGAAACACTCGGGGATTATGTCGCCGGGACGAACCACGTCTTACCGACATCCGGGACGGCCCGCTTTGCGTCCGGCTTATCAGCACGAACGTTCTTACGTCACCAGACGATGCTCGAAGCGACACGGGAAGGTGTCGCTCGACTAGCGAATGCCGCGAAAACGGTCGCTCGGGTCGAAGGACTCGAAGCACACGCACAAGCGATAGAAGTGAGGGAGAACTGATGCGATTACACCAAAACGAACGATTTACGGCACACAGCCCGGTTGGCATCGAGACGATCAAACAACTCGTCGAGACGTTTCCCATCAATGAATACCCGGTCGAAGTCATCGATCAAGTCAAAGCATCGTACAGCGCCTATGCCGGTGTCCGTCCGACGCAACTCGTGGCCGGGAACGGCTCCGACGAACTGATTGGCTACCTCTGTGCCCGCTACGCCGGTCCAGAGTCACCAGTTATCGCCTCGCAACCGGACTTCGTCATGTATCAGTTTTATGCTGACCGCGCACGGGCCGACTTCAGTAAAGTCCCGTTGCTCGACGGGATGGCACTCGATGTCGATGGACTGCTCGCTGCACCAGGTAACATCATCTTCCTCAGTCACCCGCATAATCCGTCGGGGATTTTACGGAAGGAAGCGGATGTCCGCCGATTGCTCGACAGCGGAAAATATGTCGTGATTGATGAAGCCTACATCGACTTTGCCTTTGAGCAATCGATGGTCGGTTTACTCGATGAGTATCCGAACGCGATCATTCTCCGGACGTTGTCGAAAGCATT from Exiguobacterium sibiricum 7-3 includes the following:
- a CDS encoding ATP phosphoribosyltransferase regulatory subunit; the protein is MQSFSTIRLKDGATDYVGQSAERLQRVIRQLEDGLEQSNYTRLITPLIEEVGGREQIRMDFTTSVARALSERGREQYKRVFYSGSVFQPEEKFQVGFEERGVIAEVEAIQLGVRLIEELTGKEVTLSIGDAGLIEHLIETRVGDHHLRDQVTQMLRLRNVIELKRIARELDDALLAKLPLLFGREGAEQILPYVDETRLNAVIDLADAVNADLDFGQMGLQTYYDGVTIHGFIEGVTEPVLVGGRYDRLYEQFGQEQQAFGIGFSVERLAEVL
- a CDS encoding pyridoxal phosphate-dependent aminotransferase codes for the protein MRLHQNERFTAHSPVGIETIKQLVETFPINEYPVEVIDQVKASYSAYAGVRPTQLVAGNGSDELIGYLCARYAGPESPVIASQPDFVMYQFYADRARADFSKVPLLDGMALDVDGLLAAPGNIIFLSHPHNPSGILRKEADVRRLLDSGKYVVIDEAYIDFAFEQSMVGLLDEYPNAIILRTLSKAFGLASLRLGFLIASEQIVAEIESIKSPYNVSGLSAAVGIAIMAEPELDLVLEETFASRDTIARLVEPLGRTYPSAANFVYVEYEEAERFTERCANAGLRIRLFDGAFRVSCGSKEAMEILEKCVEEELQCVVGQVNE
- the hisD gene encoding histidinol dehydrogenase — its product is MATTKNFSVDRETEQAVRSILEQVANDGDAAVRRYTSEFDRVDLTDFRLDETKIQEAFDQADPNLVDSLKLMATRLVEWHEQELPSDIELVEADVTRRQRFVPVDSVGIYVPGGAASYPSTVLMNAIPAKVAGVERVVMVTPVTGLSTEVLVAAKIAGVTEIYTIGGAQAVAALTFGTESIQAVDLIVGPGNRFVAEAKRQVYGIVGIDSVAGPSEVVVIADETAHPDRIAADLLAQAEHDRDAVAIAFVPTEAMKADVDANIERRLQQLPRQEIARRAMENGGVFVASLDDAIEEANRLAAEHLELAVANPQEVVKLIRHAGMIFLGHETPETLGDYVAGTNHVLPTSGTARFASGLSARTFLRHQTMLEATREGVARLANAAKTVARVEGLEAHAQAIEVREN
- the hisJ gene encoding histidinol-phosphatase HisJ; translated protein: MQLIKWDGHVHSPYCPHGTKDPLEAYIERALLQGLERISFTEHAPLPEGLVDPAPDNDSGMSFATAERYIEELKMLRDTYKNDIDIRIGMEFDYWEHDVDGTRDIIARYGPELTDGILSLHYLWIEDRYYMVDFSKESFGEIVTATGSVTAAHERYYEGIQALVMTNLGTHQPKRLGHLTLPTKFIQAYPLEQTPANLDETVRKIRQADFTLDLNTAGLRKPLCGLSYPYPELLQLTQSLGIPLVYGSDAHLAKDVGADFDMKW
- the hisG gene encoding ATP phosphoribosyltransferase; its protein translation is MRIGITKGRLSKTTERYLKEAGVETWGAIERELIVKRGEHEFVFMKGSDLIPYVAQGVLDVAITGSDILLESDQELSELAELPFGICRMSVCAKEPLQFEGGRRVRIATKYPVIAKRYFSELGVDVDIVPLNGSVELAPLLGLADAIVDIVETGETLRANGLNEYEKIIDINARFFTSEWTLKRKRVEVIQLLEQLTEGVTR